A genomic stretch from Hymenobacter psoromatis includes:
- a CDS encoding addiction module toxin RelE, with translation MSRLVIPLVEFNRRAKRLYKKYRSLFAELQQFATSLEANPTQGESLGAGLYKIRLASASKGGGKSGGFRVITYYVEQTVEGETVYLVTIYDKSEAASIAKEELLKLLQQELPPA, from the coding sequence ATGAGTAGGCTAGTCATTCCACTTGTAGAGTTTAACCGCCGAGCAAAGCGGTTATACAAAAAGTACCGTTCGCTGTTCGCCGAACTGCAACAGTTTGCCACTAGCCTGGAAGCAAATCCTACCCAAGGCGAAAGCCTCGGTGCGGGCCTCTACAAAATCCGCTTGGCCAGTGCCAGCAAGGGCGGGGGCAAAAGCGGTGGCTTCCGAGTCATTACTTACTACGTGGAGCAAACCGTCGAAGGCGAAACCGTTTATCTGGTAACGATTTATGACAAATCGGAAGCCGCCAGCATTGCCAAAGAAGAGCTATTGAAGCTGCTGCAACAAGAACTGCCACCGGCTTGA
- a CDS encoding asparagine--tRNA ligase, whose protein sequence is MPADQPRRTRIQDLLTSPDLNREVLVKGWVRTRRGNKYVQFIALNDGSGLATLQIVADAEKFPEESLKEVTTGSCIAVRGQLVASQGKGQSSEIQATEITVLGTADPEAYPLQKKATSLEHLREIAHLRPRTNTFGAVLRIRHALAFAIHQYFNDHGFFYVHTPIITGSDAEGAGQMFRVTTLPPEHPPRTDDGAVDYGQDFFGKPTNLTVSGQLEGELAAMALGSVYTFGPTFRAENSNTARHLAEFWMIEPEVAFNDLQDNMDLAEDFLQSLVRYALAHCAADLQFLNDTYDQELLGRLASVTEHAFQRLTYTEAVEILKAAKQKFEFPVDWGTDLQSEHERYLVEKHFKKPVILTNYPKEIKAFYMKLDEDGRTVRAMDVLFPGIGEIIGGSQREEDLAKLEARMAAMHVPTDELWWYLDTRRFGTAPHAGFGLGFERLVLFVTGMTNIRDVIPFPRFPKNAEF, encoded by the coding sequence ATGCCCGCCGACCAGCCGCGCCGCACCCGCATCCAAGACCTGCTTACGAGCCCCGACCTCAACCGCGAAGTGCTGGTGAAAGGCTGGGTGCGCACCCGCCGGGGCAACAAATACGTGCAGTTTATCGCCCTCAACGACGGTTCGGGCCTCGCTACCCTCCAAATAGTGGCCGATGCCGAAAAATTTCCCGAAGAAAGCCTGAAGGAAGTCACCACCGGCTCGTGCATCGCGGTGCGCGGCCAGCTCGTGGCCAGCCAGGGCAAGGGCCAGTCGTCGGAGATTCAGGCCACCGAAATAACCGTGCTCGGCACCGCCGACCCCGAGGCCTACCCCCTCCAAAAAAAGGCAACCTCGCTGGAGCACCTGCGCGAAATCGCGCACCTGCGGCCGCGCACCAACACCTTCGGGGCGGTGCTGCGCATCCGGCACGCGCTGGCGTTCGCCATTCACCAGTATTTCAACGACCACGGGTTTTTCTACGTCCACACGCCCATCATCACGGGCTCCGATGCCGAGGGCGCGGGCCAGATGTTTCGGGTGACGACCCTACCCCCCGAGCACCCGCCGCGCACCGACGATGGTGCCGTGGATTACGGCCAGGATTTCTTCGGCAAGCCGACCAACCTCACCGTGAGCGGGCAGCTGGAAGGCGAGCTGGCGGCGATGGCGCTGGGCAGCGTGTACACGTTTGGGCCGACTTTTCGGGCTGAAAACTCGAACACTGCCCGCCACCTGGCCGAGTTCTGGATGATTGAGCCCGAGGTGGCTTTCAACGACTTACAGGACAACATGGACCTGGCCGAGGACTTCCTCCAGAGCCTGGTGCGCTACGCGCTGGCCCACTGCGCCGCCGACCTGCAATTCCTGAACGACACCTACGACCAGGAGCTGCTGGGCCGCCTGGCCTCCGTGACCGAGCACGCCTTCCAGCGCCTCACCTACACTGAGGCGGTGGAAATATTGAAGGCGGCGAAGCAGAAATTCGAGTTTCCCGTGGATTGGGGCACCGACCTGCAGAGCGAGCACGAGCGGTATTTAGTAGAAAAGCACTTCAAAAAGCCGGTTATCCTGACCAATTATCCCAAGGAAATCAAGGCTTTTTATATGAAGCTGGACGAGGACGGCCGCACCGTGCGGGCGATGGACGTGCTATTTCCCGGCATCGGCGAAATCATTGGCGGCTCGCAGCGCGAGGAGGATTTGGCCAAGCTCGAAGCCCGCATGGCCGCGATGCACGTGCCCACCGACGAGCTGTGGTGGTACCTCGATACGCGCCGCTTCGGCACCGCGCCGCACGCCGGCTTCGGCCTGGGCTTCGAGCGCCTCGTGCTGTTCGTGACGGGCATGACCAACATCCGCGACGTTATTCCGTTTCCGCGCTTCCCCAAAAACGCGGAGTTTTAA
- a CDS encoding RNA polymerase sigma-54 factor, translated as MQRLDLKQLLSQRLSPQQIQFIKLLQIPTAELETRIKEEMEVNPALEEGDNDEADERDDSADDPAEADDPNDSLDNDDNTLDEDFSPSEPSDDSMIPDDYADERPEPAAEPEALGIDNDNHDIDISDYVNDDEIAGYKMQGDGPGDEEEREMPLADNSSSLHDSLLDQLHFARLSEQQQLIGEQLIGSIDGDGYIRRDLAAIANDLAFSQNIEVAEPEIESVLRVIQQFDPPGIAARDLPECLLLQLERRSQDEDTLNAERILTETFEEFTKKHYQRIQQKLDLEDDELKDAVAVILKLNPKPGGNGPVNAGRGSGGGAQYLMPDFILTNDNGELNLTLNARNAPELRVSRDYREMLQTYDKASKKDQKMKEAVSFVKQKLDSAKWFIDAIRQRQNTLLRTMSSIVDLQREFFLTGDDSKLRPMILKDIAQQIRMDISTVSRVANSKSVQTEHGIYPLKFFFSEGIATDSGEDASSREVKSILRDLIGGEKKDHPLSDDKLEKMLNARGYNIARRTVAKYREQLNIPVARLRKEL; from the coding sequence ATGCAACGCCTTGATTTAAAGCAGCTTCTATCACAACGCCTGTCGCCCCAGCAAATTCAGTTTATCAAGCTGCTGCAAATTCCGACGGCCGAGCTGGAAACCCGCATCAAGGAGGAGATGGAAGTGAACCCGGCCCTGGAGGAAGGCGACAACGACGAGGCCGACGAGCGCGACGACAGTGCCGACGACCCGGCCGAGGCCGACGACCCTAACGACTCGCTCGACAACGACGATAATACGCTGGATGAGGACTTTAGCCCCAGCGAGCCGTCCGACGACAGCATGATTCCCGACGACTACGCCGACGAGCGCCCCGAGCCCGCCGCCGAGCCCGAGGCGCTGGGCATCGACAACGATAACCACGACATTGACATCAGCGACTACGTTAATGACGACGAAATCGCGGGCTACAAGATGCAGGGCGACGGCCCCGGCGACGAGGAAGAGCGCGAAATGCCGCTGGCCGACAACAGCAGCTCCCTGCACGATTCGCTGCTCGACCAACTGCACTTTGCCCGGCTCAGCGAGCAGCAGCAGCTCATCGGGGAGCAGCTCATTGGCTCGATTGATGGCGACGGCTACATCCGGCGCGACCTGGCGGCCATTGCCAACGACCTGGCATTCAGCCAGAACATCGAGGTAGCCGAGCCCGAGATTGAGTCCGTGCTGCGCGTTATCCAACAATTTGACCCGCCGGGCATCGCAGCCCGCGACCTGCCCGAGTGTCTGCTCCTGCAGCTGGAGCGCCGCAGCCAAGACGAGGACACATTGAACGCCGAGCGCATCCTGACCGAAACTTTCGAAGAATTCACCAAAAAACACTACCAGCGCATTCAGCAAAAGCTTGATTTAGAAGACGATGAGCTGAAAGACGCGGTGGCCGTCATTCTCAAGCTGAACCCCAAGCCGGGCGGCAACGGCCCCGTGAACGCCGGCCGCGGCAGCGGCGGCGGGGCGCAGTACCTCATGCCCGACTTCATCCTCACCAACGACAATGGCGAGCTGAACCTGACCCTGAACGCCCGCAACGCCCCCGAGCTGCGCGTGAGCCGCGACTACCGCGAGATGCTCCAGACCTACGACAAGGCCTCCAAAAAGGACCAGAAAATGAAGGAGGCCGTGAGCTTCGTGAAGCAAAAGCTCGACTCGGCCAAGTGGTTTATCGACGCCATCCGGCAGCGCCAGAACACGCTGTTGCGCACCATGTCGTCCATCGTGGACCTGCAGCGCGAGTTCTTCCTCACCGGCGACGACTCAAAGCTGCGGCCCATGATTCTCAAGGACATCGCGCAGCAGATTAGAATGGATATCTCGACCGTGAGCCGGGTCGCCAACTCCAAATCAGTGCAGACCGAGCACGGCATCTACCCCCTCAAATTCTTCTTCTCGGAGGGCATCGCCACCGATTCGGGGGAGGACGCCAGCAGCCGCGAGGTGAAAAGCATTCTGCGCGACCTCATCGGCGGCGAGAAAAAAGACCACCCCCTCAGCGACGACAAGCTGGAAAAAATGCTGAACGCCCGCGGCTACAACATCGCCCGCCGCACTGTGGCCAAGTACCGCGAGCAGCTCAACATTCCGGTGGCGCGCCTGCGTAAGGAACTGTAG
- a CDS encoding osmotically inducible protein OsmC, translated as MSTPHTTATARYEGHLRTEATHTASGTVIQTDAPVDNHGRGEAFSPTDLVGTALGTCILTTMAIVAERHQVDLVGSSFRMEKIMSQEPPRRIAQLTVELHLPAALSPADRALMERTAHTCPVALSLNPEIRQEVRFVYE; from the coding sequence ATGAGCACGCCCCACACCACCGCCACCGCCCGCTACGAGGGCCACCTGCGCACCGAAGCTACGCATACGGCTTCGGGTACTGTTATTCAGACCGATGCCCCCGTTGATAACCACGGGCGCGGCGAAGCGTTTTCGCCGACCGACCTCGTGGGTACCGCCCTGGGCACCTGCATTCTTACCACGATGGCCATCGTGGCCGAGCGCCACCAGGTGGACCTGGTGGGCAGCTCGTTCAGGATGGAAAAAATCATGAGCCAGGAACCGCCCCGCCGCATCGCGCAGCTGACCGTGGAGCTGCACCTGCCCGCCGCCCTCAGCCCCGCCGACCGGGCCCTGATGGAACGAACGGCGCACACCTGCCCCGTGGCTCTGAGCCTGAACCCGGAAATCCGGCAAGAGGTTCGGTTTGTGTATGAGTAG
- a CDS encoding epimerase, translated as MKRILLYGATGRTGELLVAYALQQGYAVTALVRSPEKLTQKSDHLTVIRGLPTNLADVRQAMQGCDAVISALSALSDSEAVSFKKITPRHTLETTMRNTITAMGEQGIRRIVTLSSIGVGDSWPYAPWYMRLAIRLTNFKLTFADHDAQEALLRQSDLDWTIARPVALNNHKTTGQLVVKYDKTPSPFAISRQRLAQFMVDCLEGDEFLRKAPLLAEKK; from the coding sequence ATGAAACGTATTCTGCTTTATGGGGCCACGGGCCGCACGGGCGAGCTGCTGGTTGCCTACGCCCTGCAACAAGGCTATGCCGTGACGGCCCTGGTCCGCAGCCCGGAGAAGCTGACTCAAAAATCTGACCACCTGACCGTTATCCGGGGCCTACCCACGAACCTGGCCGACGTGCGCCAGGCGATGCAGGGCTGCGACGCGGTTATCAGCGCGCTCAGCGCCCTGAGCGATTCCGAGGCTGTCTCATTCAAGAAAATCACGCCGCGCCACACCCTGGAAACGACGATGCGCAACACCATCACAGCGATGGGAGAACAGGGTATCAGGCGCATCGTGACGCTATCCTCCATCGGGGTCGGTGACTCGTGGCCGTATGCGCCGTGGTACATGCGCCTGGCAATCAGGCTGACCAACTTCAAGCTGACCTTTGCCGACCACGATGCCCAGGAAGCCCTGCTCCGGCAGTCCGACCTGGACTGGACCATTGCCCGCCCCGTGGCCCTCAACAACCACAAAACCACGGGCCAGCTGGTCGTGAAATACGATAAAACGCCTTCGCCCTTCGCCATCAGTCGCCAGCGGCTCGCCCAATTTATGGTGGATTGCCTGGAAGGTGATGAGTTTCTGCGCAAGGCCCCGCTGCTGGCGGAGAAAAAATAG
- a CDS encoding protease: protein MSLFSSDKLKGKRIAILATDGFEQSELTKPQKFLKDEGATVDVISLKSGSIKGWDQTNWGDKVDVDKTLSEVNVADYDALVLPGGQMNPDKLRIEPTAVKFVRDFAQSGKLVAAICHGSWTLIEADVVRGKHMTSWPSVKTDLRNAGAEWQDSEVVVDGNFITSRKPEDLDAFNKKIEEKLLGTAK from the coding sequence ATGTCACTTTTCAGCAGCGATAAGCTTAAAGGCAAGCGCATTGCCATTCTGGCCACCGACGGCTTCGAGCAGTCCGAACTTACGAAGCCCCAGAAATTTCTCAAGGACGAAGGTGCCACCGTCGATGTGATTTCTCTCAAATCGGGTTCCATCAAAGGCTGGGACCAAACCAATTGGGGCGACAAAGTTGACGTTGACAAAACGCTATCCGAAGTAAACGTAGCCGACTACGACGCCCTGGTACTGCCCGGCGGCCAGATGAACCCCGACAAGCTGCGCATCGAGCCCACGGCCGTAAAATTTGTGCGCGATTTCGCGCAGTCGGGCAAACTGGTGGCCGCCATTTGCCACGGCTCCTGGACGCTCATCGAGGCCGACGTGGTGCGCGGCAAGCACATGACCAGCTGGCCCAGCGTGAAAACCGACCTGCGCAACGCCGGTGCCGAATGGCAGGACTCGGAAGTGGTGGTCGATGGCAACTTCATCACCAGCCGCAAGCCCGAAGACCTGGACGCATTCAACAAGAAAATCGAAGAAAAGCTGCTCGGTACCGCTAAGTAG
- a CDS encoding ABC-ATPase UvrA: MEVYGAREHNLKNVSVRIPRGKLVVFTGISGSGKSSLAFDTIYAEGQRRYMETFSAYARSFMGGLERPNVDKIEGLSPVISIEQKTTSRNPRSTVGTITEIYDFLRLLYARTAEAYSYATGKKMIRQSDDQIINYILRHYDGKKLVVLAPVVKGRKGHYREDFQKIAKLGFAKVRVDGEILDITPKMQVDRYKIHDIEIVIDRLVVKEEDRFRLSGSVQNALTHGKGTMLVLDPDGKGTKAVPQFFSRFLMDPETGIAYDDPAPNTFSFNSPYGACPHCAGLGEVQQITEETVIPDPKLTISRGAIAPLGEYRDIWIFQQLQLILKKHKASLNTSIEKMDPELLKRLLHGITQDEADDAKALYTEPFEGIIPFLRRQMESDSDSIREWIQQYTQAQTCPVCDGYRLKKESLHFKLANHHIGQLSVMDINELSAWFVGLEDRLSDRQNLIARELLKEIRKRIGFLLEVGLDYLSLHRSVRTLSGGESQRIRLATQIGTQLVGVLYIMDEPSIGLHQRDNERLIKALQHLRDIGNSVIVVEHDKDMIMHADHVLDIGPGAGIHGGHIVAEGTPEQIFNSGSLTSDYLSGKRHIELRKKKRVGEGKELILKGAKGHNLKNVTAKFPLGKLIAVTGVSGSGKSSLIHDTLYPILNQHFFNAHREPLAYGSLEGLELIDKVIEVDQSPIGRTPRSNPATYTGVFTEIRQLFAEMAEAKIRGYGPGRFSFNVRGGRCETCEGAGIRTIEMNFLPDVHVPCETCKGRRYNRETLEVRFKGKSITDILDMTVEKAVEFFEFQPRILRKIKTLADVGLGYLTLGQQATTLSGGEAQRVKLATELSKKDTGKTFYILDEPTTGLHFEDIRHLADVLHKLADKGNTVLIIEHNLDLIKVADHVIDIGPEGGAGGGGIVAQGTPEQVAKSGKGHTSRFLAEELKTSVYA; the protein is encoded by the coding sequence ATCGAGGTGTATGGCGCGCGCGAGCACAATCTGAAGAACGTGAGCGTGCGGATTCCGCGCGGCAAGCTGGTGGTGTTCACGGGCATTTCGGGCTCGGGCAAGTCGAGCCTGGCCTTCGATACGATTTATGCTGAGGGGCAGCGGCGCTACATGGAGACGTTTTCGGCCTACGCGCGCTCCTTCATGGGCGGGCTGGAGCGGCCCAATGTCGATAAAATCGAGGGCTTGTCGCCGGTTATCAGCATCGAGCAGAAGACGACCTCGCGCAACCCGCGCTCCACGGTCGGCACCATAACTGAGATATATGACTTCCTGCGCCTACTCTACGCCCGCACCGCCGAGGCCTACAGCTACGCCACGGGCAAGAAGATGATTCGGCAGAGCGACGACCAGATTATCAACTACATCCTGCGGCACTACGATGGCAAAAAGCTCGTCGTGCTGGCCCCCGTGGTGAAGGGTAGGAAAGGCCACTACCGCGAAGATTTCCAGAAAATTGCCAAGCTCGGCTTCGCCAAAGTGCGCGTCGATGGCGAAATCCTGGACATCACGCCCAAAATGCAGGTGGACCGCTACAAGATTCACGACATCGAAATCGTGATTGACCGGCTGGTGGTGAAGGAAGAGGACCGGTTTCGCCTCTCGGGCTCGGTGCAAAATGCGCTGACCCACGGCAAGGGCACCATGCTGGTGCTCGACCCCGACGGCAAGGGCACCAAGGCCGTGCCCCAGTTCTTCTCGCGCTTCCTCATGGACCCCGAAACGGGCATCGCCTACGACGACCCGGCACCTAACACATTCAGCTTCAACTCGCCCTACGGCGCGTGCCCGCACTGCGCGGGCCTCGGCGAGGTGCAGCAAATCACGGAGGAAACCGTAATTCCTGACCCCAAGCTGACCATCAGCCGCGGGGCCATCGCGCCGCTGGGCGAGTACCGCGACATCTGGATTTTCCAGCAATTGCAGCTCATCCTCAAAAAGCACAAGGCCAGCCTCAATACCAGCATTGAAAAGATGGACCCCGAGCTGCTCAAGCGTCTGCTCCACGGCATCACGCAGGACGAGGCCGACGATGCGAAAGCCCTTTATACGGAGCCGTTTGAGGGCATCATTCCCTTCCTGCGCCGCCAGATGGAGTCCGATTCCGACAGCATCCGGGAGTGGATTCAGCAGTACACCCAGGCCCAAACCTGCCCCGTGTGCGACGGTTACCGCCTCAAAAAGGAAAGCCTGCACTTCAAGCTGGCCAACCACCACATCGGCCAGTTGTCGGTGATGGATATCAACGAGTTATCGGCCTGGTTCGTGGGTCTGGAGGACCGCCTGAGCGACCGCCAGAACCTCATTGCCCGCGAGCTGCTGAAGGAAATTCGCAAGCGCATCGGCTTTTTGCTCGAAGTGGGCCTGGACTACCTCAGCCTGCACCGCTCAGTGCGCACGCTCAGCGGCGGCGAGAGCCAGCGCATTCGCCTCGCCACCCAGATTGGCACCCAGCTCGTGGGCGTGCTCTACATTATGGACGAGCCCAGCATTGGCCTGCACCAGCGCGACAACGAGCGCCTAATCAAGGCCTTGCAGCACCTGCGCGACATTGGCAACTCGGTGATTGTGGTGGAGCACGACAAGGACATGATTATGCACGCCGACCACGTGCTCGACATTGGCCCCGGCGCGGGCATTCACGGCGGCCACATCGTGGCCGAGGGCACGCCCGAGCAGATTTTCAATTCCGGCTCGCTCACTTCCGACTATCTCAGCGGCAAGCGCCACATCGAGTTGCGCAAAAAGAAGCGGGTAGGGGAGGGTAAGGAATTGATTTTGAAGGGAGCTAAGGGACACAATCTCAAAAACGTAACCGCTAAATTCCCGCTCGGCAAGCTCATCGCCGTCACGGGGGTAAGCGGCTCGGGCAAGTCGTCGCTCATTCACGACACGCTCTATCCGATTCTGAATCAGCACTTTTTCAACGCTCACCGCGAGCCGCTGGCCTACGGCAGCCTCGAAGGCCTGGAGCTGATTGACAAGGTGATTGAGGTGGACCAGTCGCCCATTGGTCGCACACCGCGCTCGAATCCAGCGACTTACACCGGCGTGTTTACCGAAATACGCCAGCTTTTTGCCGAGATGGCGGAGGCCAAAATCCGCGGCTATGGCCCCGGCCGCTTCTCGTTCAACGTGCGCGGCGGGCGCTGCGAAACCTGCGAGGGCGCCGGCATCCGCACCATCGAGATGAATTTCCTGCCCGACGTGCACGTGCCCTGCGAAACCTGCAAGGGCCGGCGCTACAACCGCGAAACGCTGGAAGTGCGCTTCAAAGGCAAAAGCATCACCGATATTCTGGATATGACGGTGGAAAAGGCAGTGGAGTTCTTCGAATTTCAGCCGCGCATTCTGCGCAAAATCAAGACCTTGGCTGATGTGGGCCTGGGCTACCTCACGCTCGGCCAGCAGGCGACTACCCTCAGCGGCGGCGAGGCCCAGCGCGTGAAACTCGCCACGGAACTCAGCAAAAAGGATACCGGCAAGACGTTCTATATCCTCGACGAGCCCACCACCGGCCTGCACTTCGAGGACATCCGCCACCTGGCCGACGTGCTCCACAAACTCGCCGACAAGGGCAACACCGTGCTCATCATCGAACACAACCTCGACCTGATAAAAGTGGCCGACCACGTAATTGACATTGGCCCCGAGGGCGGCGCGGGCGGCGGCGGCATCGTGGCCCAAGGCACCCCCGAGCAGGTAGCGAAGAGCGGCAAGGGGCATACCTCGCGCTTTTTGGCCGAGGAGCTGAAGACGAGCGTGTATGCGTAG